Genomic segment of Candidatus Marsarchaeota archaeon:
CGTGCGCCATCTCCAGCGCGGCGCGCGCCACCGCGCCCGCTTCCCTCGCGCCCTTCTCCATCTCTTCCCTGCTCGGCTCTTCTTTTTCGTCCATAAGCTCGCCATTCAAAGCTTTTTCTGCTTGCCCATGCCCTTGACTTCATCTTCGCTCAGGCCCAGCTCCTTCAATATGCGCATTGTAGCGGGTATGACCTGATGGTTTATGTAATAATCGGAATCATAGTCCTGCGCGTACTCCTCGAGCTCCGCCCTGTCTGATATCGAATTGCCGTGCCTGGTTATCACGTAGCTTATCACCGCATGCTCCACGTCCTCCCTGCTCTTCAGGCCCTTCTCTATTGCTTTCTTCGCGGCTGCAAGCTCCGGGCTCTTCGAGTCGTAGCCGTCTATCCCCTTCCTGAGCTGCGTGCTTATGGCGAGCTCGCCGAGGGGCACATTGCCTGCCTGGAGCCTGCCGACTACTTCCTTTACTATCGCTACCGCGTTCTCTGCGCTGCCCTCCTTGAGTATGGCCTCGAGCACCTTGCGCTGCGTCTCTCTTGCAATCTTCGACCAGTCCCTTCTTACGAGCTCGAAGCCACGTATCTTTATGTAGCCCGATTCAGATATGAGCGCGTACTTCTTTTTCGCGCCCGTATAGCCGGTCTCTGTCTTCCTGCCGACGAACACGCCACGCGAGTAGAAGTCCTCGAGCTCAAGGTCCATGTCGCTCGGAAGGCTTGAGTTGAATCCCTTGACGAACGCCAGGGCATCGTCCCTGCTCTTGTCCATGAGCAGCATGAGGAGCGAATCAGTGTCTGCGTACAGGACCCTGAAGCCGTGCGCCTCGGCTTCGTCTATCGCCTTGTGGATGAACTGCCTGCCCCATGCTGTTATGCTGCCTGCGCACTCCCGCGAGTACCACCGCGACCTCGCGTAGCCCATGTAGCCGAAGAACGAGTTGGATGTTATCTTCAACGCCTGCGACCTCGAGCCGAGGTATATGTTTGACTTGTCCTTCTTGTAGAGCTGCTTGACCTTGGCCCTCTCGTCGACGAGCACCTTGAGCGCTGCGGGCGCTATGCCCTTCCTTGTCTTGGAGAAGCGCGTCCCGGTTGGCGACTCGTTGTATTCCTTGCAGTCCGCGCATATCGACGATGGGTCTATGTTCTGCGATATTATTATTGACGGGTACAGGCCCCGGAAGTCAAACATGACGAGATTCGTATATATGCCTGGCTCAGGGGTTTTGACGTATGCGCCCTCTATCGGATTGGCTTCGCGGGCGCGCATGTCGCGCTCCGACGGCTTGTTCGGTATGAGCTCACCAAACCCGTGCGCATACTTCATCAGCATGAACTCGACCAGCTGGCCCGTTGTAGAGACGGATACGTCGCTCAGGGTGTTGCCCGTGACGCGCGTGAGCGCAGTCATTATCGGCGCGAACGTGTCGTAGACCTTGTTCAACGCATGCGAATCGCTCAGGTTGTAGTCGGCGAGCTCCTCAAGTTCCTTGCCGTTGGAATCCCACATCTTGTATATGTCCTTCTTCTCCACGTTTGTCTTAGCGGTCTTAGTCACGGCCTCGTAGACGTTCTTCAGCGTATAGCTGTTCAGCTTCAGTATGTATTCAGCTGCGCCAACCGTGGATATGAACTTGACGACGTTGTACATGTCGACATGAACCCTGCCGGCTATCTTCACCTTGTCGAGGAGGCCGTGCCTCTCTATCTTCGTCTCGCCCTCAAACCTGCTGAGGTCGAACTTCACCTTCAGCGTCTTCGCCCTGTCGAGCATGTACTTGACGTCGTAGTTGGCTGAGTTGTAGCCAGTCACTATGTCAATGTCAAGCTCGTCGACGAGATCCATAAAGGTCTTGAACAGCTCCTTCTCATCCTTCACAACTCTGACGAAAGGCCTGTCTATCTTCTTGTAGGTTATTACGCCCTCGCCGGTCTTGCCGTTCGAGGTGTAGGTATAGCTGAGCATTATCACCGGGTCGCGGTCTGGTATGGTGATTGTTTTAGGGTTGTAGACCTCTATGTCGAAACACATGACATTCAACGCCGAGTCGACAGGCTCTGCAGCCGGGACCGGCTCCGCGCTCTTGAGCACGAGAAGACCGTCACTGAGTCCAAGAGTGAACTTGTAGTACGACAGCGGCGTCAGGCCTTTGTCTATCAGGTAGCGCTTGGCGAACGGTATGTCGTATTCGTATCGCTCCCCGTGCCCTGCAAAGGCCTCGCTGAGCTTTGGCACTTGCATAGGCAGCTTCGTGTATACTTTGTAGGAATTGACATCCTTCCCGAAGATGCTGCGCCTTTCCGTTACCGCATCAGCAGCCTTAATACGCTCGTTGCCGTCAAAGGCCTGGATTGCAAGCATCTCATCGGTGCCCATAGCGTTTCTGGGCACAAAGTAGAAGTAGGGTTTGAACGCCGGGTCGAAGACCTCGCGCGCATTGCCTGAGCTGTCCTTAACTGCTAGCCTTATCAGCGCATGCTCATCGCTGGTAAGGTAGTCGACTTCAAGAAGGAATCCCTCGAAAACAAGCGGCTCTTGCGCCTGCTTCTTCCCGGCTTGGCCCCGCATAGCCATCAGTGGCTTTTGAGGCTTATATGCTTTTCCCCGGAAAGCGCTCAGGCGCCCTCGTCCTGGATCTTGGTAGTGCTTATGACGAGAGGAGGTATGAGGCCCAGAGAGTACGCTACGAGCGTGCCTGTCGCGCTGCACCTGAAGTTCAGGCCATTCACGACCTCTTCGGCCATCTGCACAGGAAGCTTGTGCGATTCGTTCCACTTCTTCGTGACCGCGCTCACGACCTCCTTGCTCTCCTGTATCTCTATGACGCCGCCGAGCTTGATCTGGCCCAGGTTCTTTGCGTCCTTGCCGTCGCCGTCGAAATAGTCTGCAAGGAACGTGTACGTTATGTTTATCTTGTCGCTCTTCACGTTCAGGTTGTCGAGGCTTATGTTGAGCCTCGGGAACCGCTGCTTCTGCAGCGCCGTGACGTCGCTTATCTTCCCTTCCACGTTGGATATTGTGAATCCGGTTATCATTGGTATCACTGCATCGTTGCTTTATTCTTTTGAATTGGCAGGATATTTAGCTCTATCGGCGGAATTGGAAACTGGCGCTTTTTCTGATCTTATAGTAGAGCGCGCCCGAACTCTTCCATGCTCGTGAACATGTAGTCGGGGCGCCATTTCGAGAGCATTGACGCGCTGTCGAACCCGTTCGTGACTGCCGCTGATGCTATTCCAGCATTCTCCGCAAGCTTTATGTCGTCGATCGAGTCGCCGACGTAGATCGTTGTGCGCCTGTTCGCGCGAAGCACCCTTAGCAGTATCTCTATCCCAAGAGGGTCGGGCTTGAGCCGCATTATTGACTGTGCGCTCAGTATGGCGTCGAAGTATCCAATGACATTGAGGCGATCGAGCTCCCTGTATACGCGCCATAGTGCGGCATCCGTGAACAGCGCCACTTCCTTGCCCTTTTCCTTGAGCGCTTCGAGCGTTTCCCTTGAGCCGTAGCTCAGCCTCGGCACTATGAAAGCAAGCGAGAGGTCGCCGATGAAGGTCAGCAAAGCAGTCTCGGCCTCGTGGAGCTCGGCCAGCGTCCGGCCTGTGTGGACGTGGCGCATGTTTGCGGCTATCTCATCTTTAGTGTACTTCCTGACGCTGCCTCTTGAAAGTGATTTCTTAGTGCGCCAATGAGGATTCAGCGCCGCGTTGAGCTTGCGCGCAGTGCTCACGCCCCTGAGCGTGCCGTCCCAATCGAATATGAATGTCTTGTATGGCGAGAGCTGGCCCATCACTCCCACCTTATGTCGAGGCTAGGCCTTTCAGGCAGCGACCTCTGCGCCCTGCTTGAGCCTGACGAGCCTTCGCGCTCTACCTTCACTTCGACGCCCAGCCTGCTGCTCATGTAAGGTGCTGCCTGCGAAAGCCCGTCAAATATGGCGGCGTCGTCGTATTCCCCGAGCTCGGCCAGCTCAGGTAACCTCTTTGCGAACTGCGTCAGGAACGCGGAGAGCTTTTGCCTGTCGATGTCCTTGAGCTTGCCGCTGGACATCGCCTTGCCGATGTCGCGCTCATTGCACAGCACGTTGTATGCCACGGCCTTCCAGTCCTCCGAGACTATCACTGTGACCGACTTCGGCTTCTTGCCCTTGTTGGCATCGATCTTGGCGGTGAGTGCGAGCGTAGACTCTGCGTCCTCTATGGTGCGCTGCACCATCTCCTCTGCGCGCTCCACTGCCATGTTTATCATGCTCTCATCGCATTCCGGCCAGCGCTCCTTCTCTATGAAATTGCTCTTGCCCAGCATGTGCCAAAGCTCTTCGGCGAGGAAGGGCATGGCCGGAGCGAGCATGAGCACAACCTTCTCTATGAAATCGCGCACCACGAGCGCGTTCGCTCCGCCCCGCGCAGCGTACCACTTCAGCTCATTGACCGAATTGTAGTAGATGTCTATGTATGCCTCGCGCAGCGATAGCCTGTCCATTGCCTGGCTGGCCCTCTTTATCTTGGAGTTGAGCTTCGAGTACAGCCAGTAGTCTATGTGGCCGAGTGCCCCGCTGTCCTCGCCGTCAAGCGCGCCCACCATGTCATACAGGAACTGGTTCTTCGTCATGACGCCAATTGCGCTGTCAGGCATGAAGTTCATGTCAGATTCTAGATCGCCGCCTACTATCAATATGAAGCGCACCGTGTCTGCGCCGAATTTCAAGAGCGCGTCTCCAAGCGGCATCACGTTGCCTGTGCTCTTGTGCATCTCCTGCCCCTTGAGGTTTATCATGCCGCTCGTGACTATCTGTTTCGGCCAGAAGGGCTCCGGAAATACTGCAAGATGGTTGAATATGTAGAAAGTGAGATGGCTGGGTATGAGCTCGTGTGCGGAATGCCTTGACGTGTACTTGTACCAGTACGCGAAAGAGTCACGGCATTTCTTCGTAGCCTCTGGATCGATGCCTGTATTTCTCGCGACCGCGTCGACATTGCCCTCGCCCAGCAGCACGTAATCGAAGAACTCCGGCTTGAGCTGCTCGGGCTTCACGCCATAGCTATGCAATACGTGCACGAACGTGTAGAACGCCATGTATATGGTTGAGTCTGAGAGCGGCTCTATTATGTGTGATGGGTTCAACGGGAACTTCGTGCCCAGGCCTTGGGCGCGTTCGACGGGCTTCATTTCGAGCCATTCAACTGTGGCATTGTATGCGGCCCGCATCTTCTCGGGATAGAGCTTCATCTTGGGCATGTAGCTTCTGACCTGCTCCTTCCATGCGGGATTGCCGTAATCTATGAACCACTGGTCCTCTATGACCTTCACCACTGCCTTGTAGCCGCACCTGCAATAGACAGGCTGCTCGTTTGCCAGGACGTACATGCCTGTGGCGTCGCCCTTTCCTCGCAATTCCCTTGCCACCAGCTCTCGCGCCTCGGCAACCGGCTTGCCCTTGTACTCTCCTACAGCCATAATCCCGTTGCGTTGCTCTGTCTTGTAAAGCAGTTTCGTCGCCTCCTCGACCTTCTCGTCCGGCGCATGCGCATCCGCACCCACAGCCTTTAGGTACTTCGCTGCTGGCAGCTCGTTTGCTGGTTCGCCTGCCATAGTAATTATTACCTTGGCCGGCAGCGCACTGCCGCTTCCTAGCCTCTCGAGCGCCGCATAGTCGAACGGTGCATGCGCAGGCACCGACATGACAATGCCGGTGGCGAAATTGGGCTTGACGAAGTAGCCCGGAAGCACCGCTATGCCTTCACCTGTAACGGGGTTTATGGCTCTCTTTGACAAAAGCTCCGCCGCGCTTATCTCCTCTTCTACCGTTAGCTTCGCCTGATATGAGAGCAGCGCTGCTGCGTCCTTGCTGATGTAGAGCTTTGAGCCCTCAACTTTGGCAATTACGTATTCCGCCTTGTCATTAATGAACAGGTTGGTCACGCCGTATATAGTCTCAGGCCTGTATGTCGCGCAGGCGAAGAACGCGTCGCTGGCCGAGTCCCTGAACTTTATCACGGTCATTTCCTCTATCTTCGGATCTACGTCATGGAGCGTATCGTGCATGCCTATGGCGTTGCCCTCATTCGGGCACCATCCTACTGGATGCCTGCCCTTGACAAGGAAGCCCTTCGCGTTCAGCTTGGAGAACTGCCATTCCACCATCTTGCTGTATATTGCGTCGGTCGAAGTGAAGCTTCGACGCCAGTCTATGCTGAGGCCGGCATGCCTCATCTCTTCTTTGTACACGCCTGAGAAGTACTCTGACAGCAAGGCGGGATCTGCAAGGCTCTTGACCTTGTCCCAGCCGATGTGGTATAGCTCATATTCCTTCTTTAGGTCCTCGTCGCCGGCAAGTATGCGCTTCACTACCGCAAGTATCGGCGTGCCCGTCTTGTGAAAGCCCATCGGGAAAAGCACGTTGAAGCCCTTCATGCGCATGTACCTTGCGTAGAAGTCTGCCGTGCCGTATGTGCGCATGTGGCCTATATGCTGGGGAATGTATGTATAGGGCCAGGCGGCCGTTACCAGTATGCTGGGCCTATCGGTAGGTTCGGCCTCGAAAAGCTTGGTTTCGTCCCATGCCCTTAGCCATTTATCCTCGATGGCTTTGTAATCTATCACTTGCATCGCCCAAGGTGCCGCATAGAGCTTGAAAGAAGAACTTTTTAATTGTGACGTACAATACATTACGTAGTACCATGGCCGATTACCTGCTGGCGCTGAGGCTTGGGAGCGTAGTTGCGATAGCGCTCATCTATATGCTCTACGATCTGTTTAACAACCGCAACGTGCCGTCGATAGTCGTATACGCCACGCTCGCTTACGGCATTGCGCTTACTGTACTTTACATGAACACGATAATCATAGTAGCCAGCCTGCTCCTTGCAATAGCTGTGCTGGCCATAGGCTACATAATCTACAGGATAGGCCAGCTTGGCTTTGCTGACGTGGCGGAACTGGCTGCGCTCTCGATGATGCTGCCTCTTCAGAGCGCACCCTTTTTGGTAAGCGCGCTGCAGTTCAACCTTCCCTTCATCGCATCCGTAGTGGTGAACTCCGGCATAGCAGTTCTGATAATGGTGCCTCTATACTA
This window contains:
- a CDS encoding DNA-directed DNA polymerase; its protein translation is MRGQAGKKQAQEPLVFEGFLLEVDYLTSDEHALIRLAVKDSSGNAREVFDPAFKPYFYFVPRNAMGTDEMLAIQAFDGNERIKAADAVTERRSIFGKDVNSYKVYTKLPMQVPKLSEAFAGHGERYEYDIPFAKRYLIDKGLTPLSYYKFTLGLSDGLLVLKSAEPVPAAEPVDSALNVMCFDIEVYNPKTITIPDRDPVIMLSYTYTSNGKTGEGVITYKKIDRPFVRVVKDEKELFKTFMDLVDELDIDIVTGYNSANYDVKYMLDRAKTLKVKFDLSRFEGETKIERHGLLDKVKIAGRVHVDMYNVVKFISTVGAAEYILKLNSYTLKNVYEAVTKTAKTNVEKKDIYKMWDSNGKELEELADYNLSDSHALNKVYDTFAPIMTALTRVTGNTLSDVSVSTTGQLVEFMLMKYAHGFGELIPNKPSERDMRAREANPIEGAYVKTPEPGIYTNLVMFDFRGLYPSIIISQNIDPSSICADCKEYNESPTGTRFSKTRKGIAPAALKVLVDERAKVKQLYKKDKSNIYLGSRSQALKITSNSFFGYMGYARSRWYSRECAGSITAWGRQFIHKAIDEAEAHGFRVLYADTDSLLMLLMDKSRDDALAFVKGFNSSLPSDMDLELEDFYSRGVFVGRKTETGYTGAKKKYALISESGYIKIRGFELVRRDWSKIARETQRKVLEAILKEGSAENAVAIVKEVVGRLQAGNVPLGELAISTQLRKGIDGYDSKSPELAAAKKAIEKGLKSREDVEHAVISYVITRHGNSISDRAELEEYAQDYDSDYYINHQVIPATMRILKELGLSEDEVKGMGKQKKL
- a CDS encoding HAD family hydrolase, which produces MGQLSPYKTFIFDWDGTLRGVSTARKLNAALNPHWRTKKSLSRGSVRKYTKDEIAANMRHVHTGRTLAELHEAETALLTFIGDLSLAFIVPRLSYGSRETLEALKEKGKEVALFTDAALWRVYRELDRLNVIGYFDAILSAQSIMRLKPDPLGIEILLRVLRANRRTTIYVGDSIDDIKLAENAGIASAAVTNGFDSASMLSKWRPDYMFTSMEEFGRALL
- the leuS gene encoding leucine--tRNA ligase, which codes for MIDYKAIEDKWLRAWDETKLFEAEPTDRPSILVTAAWPYTYIPQHIGHMRTYGTADFYARYMRMKGFNVLFPMGFHKTGTPILAVVKRILAGDEDLKKEYELYHIGWDKVKSLADPALLSEYFSGVYKEEMRHAGLSIDWRRSFTSTDAIYSKMVEWQFSKLNAKGFLVKGRHPVGWCPNEGNAIGMHDTLHDVDPKIEEMTVIKFRDSASDAFFACATYRPETIYGVTNLFINDKAEYVIAKVEGSKLYISKDAAALLSYQAKLTVEEEISAAELLSKRAINPVTGEGIAVLPGYFVKPNFATGIVMSVPAHAPFDYAALERLGSGSALPAKVIITMAGEPANELPAAKYLKAVGADAHAPDEKVEEATKLLYKTEQRNGIMAVGEYKGKPVAEARELVARELRGKGDATGMYVLANEQPVYCRCGYKAVVKVIEDQWFIDYGNPAWKEQVRSYMPKMKLYPEKMRAAYNATVEWLEMKPVERAQGLGTKFPLNPSHIIEPLSDSTIYMAFYTFVHVLHSYGVKPEQLKPEFFDYVLLGEGNVDAVARNTGIDPEATKKCRDSFAYWYKYTSRHSAHELIPSHLTFYIFNHLAVFPEPFWPKQIVTSGMINLKGQEMHKSTGNVMPLGDALLKFGADTVRFILIVGGDLESDMNFMPDSAIGVMTKNQFLYDMVGALDGEDSGALGHIDYWLYSKLNSKIKRASQAMDRLSLREAYIDIYYNSVNELKWYAARGGANALVVRDFIEKVVLMLAPAMPFLAEELWHMLGKSNFIEKERWPECDESMINMAVERAEEMVQRTIEDAESTLALTAKIDANKGKKPKSVTVIVSEDWKAVAYNVLCNERDIGKAMSSGKLKDIDRQKLSAFLTQFAKRLPELAELGEYDDAAIFDGLSQAAPYMSSRLGVEVKVEREGSSGSSRAQRSLPERPSLDIRWE